The following coding sequences lie in one Sorex araneus isolate mSorAra2 chromosome 4, mSorAra2.pri, whole genome shotgun sequence genomic window:
- the VIP gene encoding VIP peptides isoform X1, translating to METRNKSRFFVLLILLSVLFSQTSAWPLFKAPSAMSRLTDRIPLEGDPESDQVSVKSDTDILQNVLAENDTPYYDGARNARHADGVFTSDYSRLLGQISAKKYLESLIGKRVSNVSEDQGPIKRHSDAVFTDNYTRLRKQMAVKKYLNSILNGKRSSDGESVDFPKEIEK from the exons ATGGAAACCAGAAATAAGTCCCGGTTCTTTGTGCTTCTCATACTTTTGAGTGTGCTCTTCTCACAAACCTCAGCATGGCCCCTTTTCAAAGCACCTTCTGCTATGAG TAGATTGACTGACAGAATACCGCTTGAAGGAGACCCTGAGTCTGATCAAGTCTCAGTTAAGTCTGACACTGACATCTTACAAAATGTGTTAGCTGAGAATGACACGCCCTATTATGATGGAGCAAG GAATGCCAGGCATGCTGATGGGGTTTTCACCAGTGACTACAGTAGACTCCTGGGTcaaatttctgccaaaaaataCCTTGAGTCTCTTATTGGAAAGCGAGTTAg CAATGTTTCCGAGGACCAAGGACCAATCAAACGCCACTCAGATGCGGTTTTCACTGACAACTATACACGCCTTAGAAAACAAATGGCTGTAAAGAAATACCTGAATTCAATTCTGAATGGGAAGAGGAg CAGTGATGGAGAATCTGTTGACTTTCCTAAAGAGAtcgaaaaataa
- the VIP gene encoding VIP peptides isoform X3, which translates to METRNKSRFFVLLILLSVLFSQTSAWPLFKAPSAMSRLTDRIPLEGDPESDQVSVKSDTDILQNVLAENDTPYYDGARNARHADGVFTSDYSRLLGQISAKKYLESLIGKRVSNVSEDQGPIKRHSDAVFTDNYTRLRKQMAVKKYLNSILNGKRSDGESVDFPKEIEK; encoded by the exons ATGGAAACCAGAAATAAGTCCCGGTTCTTTGTGCTTCTCATACTTTTGAGTGTGCTCTTCTCACAAACCTCAGCATGGCCCCTTTTCAAAGCACCTTCTGCTATGAG TAGATTGACTGACAGAATACCGCTTGAAGGAGACCCTGAGTCTGATCAAGTCTCAGTTAAGTCTGACACTGACATCTTACAAAATGTGTTAGCTGAGAATGACACGCCCTATTATGATGGAGCAAG GAATGCCAGGCATGCTGATGGGGTTTTCACCAGTGACTACAGTAGACTCCTGGGTcaaatttctgccaaaaaataCCTTGAGTCTCTTATTGGAAAGCGAGTTAg CAATGTTTCCGAGGACCAAGGACCAATCAAACGCCACTCAGATGCGGTTTTCACTGACAACTATACACGCCTTAGAAAACAAATGGCTGTAAAGAAATACCTGAATTCAATTCTGAATGGGAAGAGGAg TGATGGAGAATCTGTTGACTTTCCTAAAGAGAtcgaaaaataa
- the VIP gene encoding VIP peptides isoform X2 produces the protein METRNKSRFFVLLILLSVLFSQTSAWPLFKAPSAMRLTDRIPLEGDPESDQVSVKSDTDILQNVLAENDTPYYDGARNARHADGVFTSDYSRLLGQISAKKYLESLIGKRVSNVSEDQGPIKRHSDAVFTDNYTRLRKQMAVKKYLNSILNGKRSSDGESVDFPKEIEK, from the exons ATGGAAACCAGAAATAAGTCCCGGTTCTTTGTGCTTCTCATACTTTTGAGTGTGCTCTTCTCACAAACCTCAGCATGGCCCCTTTTCAAAGCACCTTCTGCTATGAG ATTGACTGACAGAATACCGCTTGAAGGAGACCCTGAGTCTGATCAAGTCTCAGTTAAGTCTGACACTGACATCTTACAAAATGTGTTAGCTGAGAATGACACGCCCTATTATGATGGAGCAAG GAATGCCAGGCATGCTGATGGGGTTTTCACCAGTGACTACAGTAGACTCCTGGGTcaaatttctgccaaaaaataCCTTGAGTCTCTTATTGGAAAGCGAGTTAg CAATGTTTCCGAGGACCAAGGACCAATCAAACGCCACTCAGATGCGGTTTTCACTGACAACTATACACGCCTTAGAAAACAAATGGCTGTAAAGAAATACCTGAATTCAATTCTGAATGGGAAGAGGAg CAGTGATGGAGAATCTGTTGACTTTCCTAAAGAGAtcgaaaaataa